A window of the Henckelia pumila isolate YLH828 chromosome 3, ASM3356847v2, whole genome shotgun sequence genome harbors these coding sequences:
- the LOC140890716 gene encoding lycopene epsilon cyclase, chloroplastic, translating into MDRVAARNMAAMAVSIYPITSTLHENRLRYEMGFPVNGYSSCVSAGLRVRCRGTGAGSESCLALPVKEDFADEQDYVKAGGSELFFVQMQRNKDMDQQSKLSDKLPRISAEDNILDLVVIGCGPAGLALAAESAKLGLNVGLIGPDLPFTNNYGVWEDEFKDLGLERCIEHVWRDTIVYLDDSEPIFIGRAYGRVSRHLLHEELLKRCVESGVSYLSAKVDNIVEASSGHRLVECEGNIVISCRLATVASGAASGKLLEYEVGGPRVSVQTAYGVEVEVENNPYDPGVMVFMDYRDFMKNQVQCQEAQYPTFLYAMPMSPTRVFFEETCLASKDAMPFDLLKNKLMSRLEAMGVRILRTFEEEWSYIPVGGSLPNTEQKNLAFGAAASMVHPATGYSVVRSLSEAPNYASVIANILKQCHVKSMLVNAKIFENISMQAWNALWPLERKRQRSFFLFGLALILELDIEGIRTFFHTFFRLPKWMSQGFLGSTLSSADLILFAFYMFVIAPNDLRKSLIKHLLSDPTGAIMVKTYLTI; encoded by the exons ATGGATCGTGTTGCAGCGAGGAACATGGCAGCAATGGCGGTCTCTATCTACCCAATCACCAGTACTTTACATGAAAATAGGCTGAGATATGAAATGGGATTTCCTGTAAATGGGTACAGTTCGTGTGTATCAGCTGGCCTGAGGGTGAGGTGTAGGGGTACAGGTGCTGGAAGTGAGAGCTGTTTGGCTTTGCCTGTGAAGGAAGACTTTGCTGATGAGCAAGATTATGTGAAGGCTGGTGGGTCTGAGCTCTTTTTTGTTCAAATGCAGCGGAACAAGGACATGGATCAGCAGTCTAAACTTTCGGATAAG TTGCCAAGAATATCAGCGGAAGATAATATACTGGATTTGGTGGTGATTGGCTGTGGACCTGCTGGCCTCGCTCTTGCTGCTGAGTCAGCTAAGCTAGGACTGAATGTTGGGCTTATAGGTCCTGATCTTCCTTTCACGAATAACTATGGTGTGTGGGAAGATGAATTCAAAG ATCTTGGGCTTGAGAGGTGCATTGAGCATGTCTGGCGGGACACCATTGTATATCTGGATGACAGTGAACCTATTTTTATTGGTCGTGCATATGGACGTGTTAGCCGACATTTGCTCCATGAAGAGTTattgaaaag GTGTGTTGAGTCAGGTGTATCCTATCTTAGTGCGAAGGTGGATAATATTGTTGAAGCTTCAAGTGGCCATAGACTTGTTGAATGCGAAGGAAATATCGTGATTTCCTGCAG GCTTGCCACTGTTGCGTCTGGAGCTGCCTCTGGGAAACTCTTAGAGTATGAAGTTGGGGGTCCAAGAGTTTCTGTCCAGACAGCTTATGGCGTTGAAGTCGAG GTGGAAAACAATCCCTATGATCCTGGCGTGATGGTTTTCATGGATTACAGAGATTTCATGAAAAACCAAGTTCAATGTCAAGAAGCACAGTATCCGACGTTTCTATACGCCATGCCTATGTCCCCAACAAGAGTTTTCTTCGAG GAAACTTGTTTAGCATCAAAAGATGCAATGCCTTTTGATCTACTGAAAAATAAGCTCATGTCTAGGCTTGAGGCGATGGGCGTACGCATTTTAAGGACTTTCGAAGAG GAGTGGTCTTACATCCCAGTTGGTGGTTCCTTGCCAAATACTGAGCAGAAGAACCTCGCCTTTGGTGCTGCTGCTAGTATGGTCCACCCGGCCACAG GCTACTCCGTCGTGAGATCGTTATCAGAGGCTCCAAATTATGCGTCTGTTATTGCAAACATTTTGAAACAATGCCATGTTAAGAGCATGCTTGTCAACGCAAAGATTTTCGAGAATATCTCAATGCAAG CTTGGAATGCTCTTTGGCCTCTGGAACGAAAACGGCAACGATCATTTTTCCTCTTTGGATTGGCTCTTATATTGGAACTGGATATTGAAGGCATAAGGACATTCTTCCACACATTCTTTCGTCTGCCAAAATG GATGTCACAGGGATTTCTTGGTTCTACATTGTCCTCAGCAGATCTCATACTGTTCGCCTTCTATATGTTTGTTATAGCACCCAATGACCTGAGAAAGTCCCTTATCAAGCATCTTCTATCTGATCCTACTGGTGCTATTATGGTCAAAACATATCTTACTATATAA